A section of the Pseudomonas tritici genome encodes:
- a CDS encoding alpha-E domain-containing protein, translated as MLSRTASDLYWMSRYLERAENLARMLDVSYSLSLMPQDGRGDGLHELAMPLLITGTLEDYHARHGELHAERLLHFFALDAANPASIYSCLGAARASAHAVRGRITADMWENINATWLDIRDIAQQGLSRYGMSRFCEWVKERSHLFRGATYGTIMRNDAFRFIRLGTFIERADNTLRLLDARYEMAGDQAEAVSDGTAHAYYQWSALLRALSSFEAYTEIYRDAPGARQVAELLLLRADVPRSLRACSEEIDQILASLPGLNGRPAQRLAAEMDARLRFTAIDEILEEGLHAWLTDFIPLVRQLGDAIYSSYLEAA; from the coding sequence ATGTTGAGTAGAACTGCCTCGGATTTGTACTGGATGTCGCGCTACCTGGAGCGCGCGGAAAACCTCGCGCGCATGCTCGATGTCAGCTATTCGCTGTCGCTGATGCCTCAAGATGGGCGCGGTGATGGCCTGCATGAACTGGCGATGCCGCTGTTGATCACCGGCACCCTGGAGGATTACCACGCGCGCCACGGCGAGTTGCACGCCGAACGCCTGTTGCACTTTTTTGCCCTGGACGCGGCGAACCCGGCCAGCATCTACAGCTGTCTCGGCGCAGCGCGGGCCAGCGCCCATGCCGTGCGTGGGCGAATTACCGCCGACATGTGGGAAAACATCAACGCTACTTGGCTGGATATTCGTGACATCGCCCAGCAGGGCTTGAGCCGCTATGGCATGAGCCGGTTCTGTGAGTGGGTCAAGGAGCGGTCTCACCTGTTCCGCGGTGCCACCTACGGCACCATCATGCGCAACGATGCGTTCCGGTTCATTCGCCTGGGCACCTTTATCGAACGTGCCGATAACACCCTGCGCCTGCTGGACGCTCGCTATGAAATGGCCGGCGACCAGGCCGAAGCCGTCAGCGATGGCACGGCCCACGCCTACTATCAATGGAGCGCTTTGCTGCGCGCCTTGTCGTCGTTCGAGGCCTACACCGAGATTTACCGTGACGCCCCCGGCGCCCGGCAGGTCGCGGAATTACTGCTGCTGCGCGCCGACGTACCGCGCTCATTACGCGCCTGCAGCGAAGAGATCGACCAGATCCTCGCCAGCCTGCCCGGCCTCAATGGCCGACCGGCCCAGCGCCTGGCCGCCGAGATGGACGCGCGCCTGCGCTTTACCGCCATCGATGAAATCCTCGAGGAAGGCCTGCACGCCTGGCTGACCGACTTCATTCCCTTGGTTCGCCAGTTGGGCGACGCCATCTACAGTTCCTACCTGGAGGCCGCATGA
- a CDS encoding circularly permuted type 2 ATP-grasp protein, producing the protein MIRTYYDEMYDGAGQVRPHYREFARWLADTPAELLAQRRREADLLFHRAGITFTLYGDEQGTERLIPFDTIPRSIPASEWRIVERGCIQRVKALNMFLADLYHEQRIIKAGIIPAEQVLANEQYQLAMQGLNLHRDLYSHVSGVDLVRDGDGTYYVLEDNLRTPSGVSYMLEDRKMMMRLFPELFAAQRIAPIDHYPNLLLDTLKSSSPLDNPSVVVLTPGRFNSAFFEHAFLAREMGVELVEGADLFVRDDRVFMRTTDGPKAVDVIYRRLDDAFLDPLAFNPDSMLGVPGLLAAYRSGNVVLANAIGTGVADDKSVYPFVTEMIRFYLDEEPILKNVPTFQCRKPDELSHVLANLPDLVVKETQGSGGYGMLVGPASTKAEIEAFRARIKAKPHAYIAQPTLCLSTCPTFVENGIAPRHIDLRPFVLSGKETRVVPGGLTRVALREGSLVVNSSQGGGTKDTWVVED; encoded by the coding sequence ATGATCCGCACTTATTACGATGAAATGTACGACGGGGCAGGGCAGGTCCGACCGCATTACCGCGAGTTCGCCCGCTGGTTGGCTGATACCCCTGCTGAACTGCTGGCCCAGCGCCGGCGTGAGGCCGATTTGCTGTTTCACCGCGCCGGTATCACCTTCACGCTCTACGGGGACGAGCAGGGCACCGAGCGCCTGATTCCGTTCGACACCATCCCGCGCAGCATTCCCGCCAGCGAATGGCGGATTGTCGAGCGCGGCTGCATCCAAAGGGTCAAGGCGCTGAATATGTTTCTCGCCGACCTGTATCACGAGCAACGCATCATCAAGGCAGGGATCATTCCTGCCGAACAGGTGCTGGCCAACGAGCAATACCAACTGGCGATGCAGGGTTTGAATCTGCACCGCGACCTGTATTCCCACGTCTCCGGTGTCGACCTCGTACGTGACGGCGACGGCACGTACTACGTGCTTGAAGACAACCTGCGTACCCCGAGCGGCGTCAGCTACATGCTCGAAGACCGCAAGATGATGATGCGCCTGTTCCCCGAACTGTTCGCCGCCCAGCGTATCGCGCCCATCGATCATTACCCCAACCTGTTGCTCGACACCCTGAAAAGCTCCAGCCCCCTGGATAACCCCAGCGTGGTCGTGCTGACCCCGGGCCGCTTTAACAGCGCGTTCTTTGAACATGCGTTCCTGGCCCGGGAAATGGGCGTGGAGCTGGTGGAAGGCGCCGACCTGTTTGTGCGCGATGACCGCGTATTCATGCGCACCACCGATGGCCCCAAGGCCGTGGACGTGATCTACCGCCGCCTCGACGATGCGTTCCTCGACCCATTGGCCTTCAACCCGGATTCCATGCTCGGCGTGCCTGGCCTGCTCGCGGCTTATCGCTCGGGCAACGTAGTGCTGGCCAATGCCATCGGCACCGGGGTGGCGGATGACAAGTCGGTGTACCCCTTCGTCACCGAGATGATCCGTTTTTACCTGGATGAAGAACCCATCCTGAAGAACGTTCCGACATTCCAATGCCGTAAGCCTGACGAACTGTCCCACGTATTGGCCAACCTGCCGGACCTGGTGGTGAAGGAAACCCAAGGCTCCGGCGGCTACGGCATGCTGGTCGGCCCGGCGTCCACGAAGGCCGAAATCGAAGCCTTCCGTGCGCGCATCAAGGCCAAGCCCCATGCGTATATCGCCCAACCGACCCTGTGCTTGTCCACCTGCCCGACCTTTGTCGAAAACGGCATTGCGCCGCGCCATATCGACCTGCGCCCATTCGTATTGTCCGGCAAGGAAACCCGTGTAGTCCCAGGCGGGCTGACCCGTGTGGCATTGCGTGAAGGTTCGCTGGTGGTCAACTCCTCCCAGGGCGGCGGCACCAAAGACACCTGGGTGGTCGAGGACTGA
- a CDS encoding ribonuclease E inhibitor RraB: MSTAYQEDISTNVLRRMKEGGFDFSRFHPIEFYAIFPDEERARRAAGEFRGESLNAQVSARDDGAWYLELSKIMSATYDGIGDFEQDFEAVVEPLGGIIEGWGVKQEVRGLPM, translated from the coding sequence ATGAGCACAGCCTATCAAGAAGACATCAGCACCAATGTTCTGCGCCGCATGAAAGAGGGCGGCTTTGACTTTTCACGCTTCCACCCCATTGAGTTCTACGCCATTTTTCCTGATGAAGAACGGGCGCGCAGGGCTGCGGGTGAGTTTCGTGGGGAATCGCTGAATGCCCAGGTCAGTGCGCGCGACGATGGCGCCTGGTACTTGGAACTGAGCAAAATCATGTCTGCCACCTACGACGGCATAGGAGACTTCGAGCAAGACTTTGAGGCGGTGGTCGAGCCGCTGGGCGGGATCATCGAGGGATGGGGCGTGAAGCAGGAGGTGCGTGGGTTACCCATGTAG
- a CDS encoding START domain-containing protein produces the protein MGSLKRMAVLCGFTVLFAATAQAEDWQVAKDEDGIKVSLSEVAGSKYKAYRGVTVVKAPVAKIVALQEDVAGACKWIHECKLQKLLKHEGDVSYTYTQFNAPFPVSNRDSILKITTSKGADGSVTRTLLEVPTYQPEEKGFVRVAQVEGFWKLVPKGDNQTEVTYQVHTEPGGSVPSWLANKFVVDAPFNTLKALKEHAEK, from the coding sequence ATGGGTTCGCTGAAACGAATGGCTGTGTTGTGCGGTTTTACGGTGTTGTTTGCTGCTACTGCCCAGGCTGAGGATTGGCAAGTCGCCAAGGACGAAGACGGTATCAAGGTGTCCCTGAGCGAAGTTGCCGGCTCCAAGTACAAGGCGTATCGCGGCGTGACCGTGGTCAAGGCGCCGGTTGCCAAGATTGTTGCGCTGCAGGAAGACGTAGCGGGTGCCTGCAAATGGATTCACGAGTGCAAATTGCAAAAACTGCTGAAACACGAGGGTGACGTCAGCTACACCTACACCCAGTTCAATGCTCCGTTCCCCGTCAGTAATCGTGATTCGATCCTCAAAATCACCACCTCCAAGGGCGCTGACGGCAGCGTGACCCGAACCTTGCTGGAGGTCCCGACCTATCAGCCAGAAGAAAAAGGCTTCGTACGGGTTGCCCAAGTCGAAGGCTTCTGGAAACTGGTGCCAAAAGGCGACAACCAGACCGAAGTCACTTACCAGGTACACACCGAGCCAGGCGGCAGCGTGCCATCGTGGTTGGCCAACAAGTTCGTGGTGGACGCGCCGTTCAACACCTTGAAAGCCTTGAAAGAACACGCTGAAAAATAA